A region from the Beduinella massiliensis genome encodes:
- a CDS encoding phage distal tail protein yields the protein MILTIRSAAGEMRLVDGVALLQAEGLHGLNRATHTIDQATSDGTVLVGSKVQSRSVRLRVKLRRDVVAARNDIIRICAQKDMTLVLNRGASTYVMPCTAQGVSHEAQDGSKITIALYVPIPYWRAEIAKTVWIAGWSAAFEFPVEIPEEGIEFGTRTETRVVNVKNDGSVETGCIIAFSARSNVTNPAVYMAANSARYIRIITSMSAGDVVTINTARGQNAAQLTIYRAATGETGNAFSLLDTGSEFLQIAPGDNLIRYDAETGADALDVSITIDELYAGV from the coding sequence ATGATATTGACAATCAGGAGCGCTGCGGGCGAAATGCGGTTGGTGGACGGCGTGGCGCTGTTGCAGGCGGAGGGACTGCACGGACTGAACCGCGCGACGCACACCATCGATCAGGCTACGTCTGACGGGACGGTGCTCGTCGGCTCAAAAGTGCAATCGCGCAGCGTGCGCCTGCGGGTAAAGCTGCGGCGCGACGTGGTTGCGGCGCGGAACGACATCATCCGCATTTGTGCGCAGAAGGACATGACGCTCGTGCTCAACCGGGGCGCGAGTACCTACGTCATGCCGTGCACCGCCCAAGGCGTATCGCACGAAGCGCAGGACGGGTCAAAGATCACGATTGCGCTGTATGTGCCTATTCCGTATTGGCGCGCCGAAATCGCAAAAACGGTCTGGATTGCGGGATGGTCAGCGGCGTTTGAATTTCCGGTCGAGATACCGGAAGAGGGTATCGAGTTTGGGACGCGCACGGAGACGCGCGTCGTCAACGTGAAAAACGACGGTTCGGTTGAAACCGGATGCATCATTGCTTTTTCGGCGCGGTCGAACGTTACAAATCCGGCGGTCTACATGGCGGCGAACAGCGCGCGCTATATCCGCATTATTACGAGCATGTCCGCCGGGGATGTGGTGACGATCAACACCGCGCGCGGGCAGAATGCCGCGCAGCTCACAATCTACCGTGCGGCAACCGGGGAAACAGGAAATGCGTTTTCGCTGCTCGACACGGGCAGCGAATTTTTGCAAATTGCCCCCGGAGATAACCTGATACGCTATGACGCGGAAACCGGCGCAGACGCGCTTGATGTGAGCATAACCATCGACGAACTCTATGCGGGGGTATGA
- a CDS encoding Gp37-like protein, with amino-acid sequence MEIWIYSPYEHVRVGILDSYDSMTRTHRDDAPDEIEITLRAAGGDAIAQVDSILWPSGDTTAYLVTSVDIEDEETGATHERIRGKSMETLLAMRYLSVPKSFTGTPGQICAQMCDEVFSDGARAFPGLTYDFGAATGETMTLSAEGTLLDNVCAALTAGLYGIRSAFSPATCAVHIFAHAGQTRNIAFDERYDTLSEARYTDDISDASDMCYVYDDEGECLTVGNVALTGYRRREGSDWHTSGRESYDDEGNEIELTDAQYRRAMQNTGAGYMSAHRRSQEMSGTVNLQSKLVKYGDDFDLGDVCTIRKAAWGVNLKKRLTTVIETYENGVATMHAEFGTATPTLSEKIKRGETA; translated from the coding sequence ATGGAAATCTGGATATACAGCCCTTATGAGCACGTGCGCGTTGGGATTTTGGACAGCTACGACAGCATGACCCGCACGCACAGGGACGACGCGCCGGACGAGATCGAAATCACGCTGCGCGCGGCGGGCGGAGATGCGATTGCGCAGGTGGATAGTATCCTGTGGCCGTCAGGAGATACGACGGCATACCTCGTAACGAGCGTGGACATCGAGGACGAGGAAACCGGCGCTACACACGAACGCATACGCGGGAAGAGCATGGAAACGTTGCTTGCGATGCGGTACCTTTCCGTACCCAAATCGTTCACCGGTACGCCGGGGCAAATCTGCGCGCAAATGTGCGATGAGGTATTTTCGGACGGCGCGCGGGCATTCCCGGGGCTGACATATGATTTCGGCGCGGCCACCGGAGAGACGATGACGCTGAGCGCGGAGGGAACGCTCCTGGACAACGTATGTGCGGCCCTGACCGCGGGCCTTTACGGCATTCGGTCGGCGTTCAGCCCGGCGACCTGCGCCGTACATATTTTTGCGCACGCGGGACAGACGCGCAATATAGCCTTTGATGAACGCTACGACACGCTGTCCGAAGCCCGGTACACCGACGATATTTCCGACGCGTCGGATATGTGCTACGTATACGACGATGAGGGCGAATGTCTGACGGTGGGAAATGTCGCGTTGACCGGATACCGTCGGCGCGAAGGGTCTGACTGGCACACGAGCGGGCGTGAAAGCTACGACGACGAGGGGAACGAAATTGAATTGACCGACGCGCAATACCGGCGCGCGATGCAAAACACCGGCGCAGGTTACATGAGCGCCCACCGGCGATCTCAAGAAATGAGCGGCACGGTGAATTTGCAATCAAAACTTGTGAAATACGGAGACGATTTCGACCTCGGTGATGTATGCACGATCCGCAAGGCTGCGTGGGGCGTGAATCTGAAAAAACGCTTGACTACGGTGATCGAAACCTACGAAAACGGCGTGGCGACAATGCACGCGGAATTTGGAACGGCGACGCCTACGCTGAGCGAAAAAATCAAACGGGGTGAAACGGCGTGA
- a CDS encoding NlpC/P60 family protein, translating into MIDRQAFVQAAVALAQRTPPIPYALGGTTPKGMDCRGLVVYLLRQLGCPSYRTAGATSMWRDDCVDKRPLAQADLQPGDLLFIRDGEVSEHMGVYCGAPGCEVVHASATKGCVCASTRRNGWTHAARHRLVDYDGADREDGDDMAGEYIVRAQGGLRQRRTPGGTYMQMIPDGTRLSVSQTQGDWARVSYKEHTGWVSAAYLAEAGGAETPQAPEDASGSDGGDTPDNSMMRVPRSLIEQLCGYLND; encoded by the coding sequence ATGATCGACAGACAGGCTTTTGTACAGGCCGCCGTGGCCCTCGCGCAGCGCACGCCGCCCATTCCCTACGCGCTGGGTGGGACGACGCCCAAGGGCATGGACTGCCGGGGGCTGGTCGTGTACCTCCTGCGGCAGCTCGGCTGCCCGTCGTACCGCACGGCGGGCGCGACGAGCATGTGGCGCGACGATTGCGTGGACAAGCGCCCGCTCGCGCAGGCGGATTTGCAGCCCGGCGACCTGCTGTTCATTCGGGACGGCGAGGTCAGCGAGCACATGGGCGTCTACTGCGGCGCGCCGGGCTGCGAGGTGGTGCACGCCAGCGCGACGAAGGGGTGCGTGTGCGCCTCGACGCGCAGGAACGGCTGGACGCACGCGGCGCGGCACCGGCTGGTCGACTACGACGGCGCCGATAGAGAGGATGGGGACGACATGGCGGGGGAATACATCGTGCGCGCGCAGGGCGGACTTCGCCAGCGCAGGACGCCGGGCGGGACGTACATGCAGATGATCCCGGACGGGACGCGCCTGAGCGTTTCGCAGACGCAGGGCGACTGGGCGCGAGTGAGCTATAAGGAGCATACGGGCTGGGTGAGCGCGGCGTATCTGGCGGAAGCGGGCGGGGCGGAGACGCCGCAGGCGCCCGAGGATGCGAGCGGATCGGACGGCGGAGATACGCCGGATAACAGCATGATGCGGGTGCCGCGATCGCTGATCGAGCAGCTTTGCGGGTACTTAAACGACTGA
- a CDS encoding phage holin family protein: MWEKIVKGVAAAVGAVAGFWGGLPVLVQTMAVFMAVDYVTGLICAAKGVSGKSENGALSSKAGFEGLLKKGVMVLVVFIAWQLDQAMGTAVLHNAVVCFYVANEGISILENTTLLGVKWPEKLRDALDAIGNGDEK; encoded by the coding sequence ATGTGGGAAAAAATCGTGAAGGGCGTAGCGGCGGCCGTGGGGGCGGTCGCCGGATTCTGGGGAGGCCTGCCGGTGCTCGTGCAGACGATGGCGGTCTTCATGGCGGTGGACTACGTGACCGGGCTGATCTGCGCGGCGAAGGGCGTGTCGGGAAAGAGCGAGAACGGCGCGCTGTCGAGCAAGGCGGGCTTTGAAGGGCTGCTCAAGAAGGGCGTGATGGTGCTGGTGGTGTTCATCGCCTGGCAGCTCGACCAGGCGATGGGGACGGCGGTACTGCACAATGCGGTGGTGTGCTTCTACGTGGCGAACGAGGGCATCTCCATTCTGGAGAACACGACGCTGCTGGGCGTGAAATGGCCGGAGAAGCTGCGCGATGCGCTGGACGCCATCGGGAACGGCGACGAAAAATAA
- a CDS encoding DUF6978 family protein: protein MTQDEANGLIQVLKRILETGVCKLPEQGRYAAIGLESVFSSKDKFIIDINRAGHINAKKYTLQLRYKKETFLLRLDVGGPPHTNPDLTVIPCPHLHIWRAGQKRPDAWAFEIPVIFGDTEDKCRTLLDFLRYCNTNNIEQIEIYEQRKME, encoded by the coding sequence ATGACGCAAGATGAAGCAAATGGACTTATTCAAGTCCTAAAGAGAATTCTAGAAACCGGCGTTTGCAAGCTACCTGAACAAGGTAGATATGCTGCTATAGGATTGGAATCAGTTTTTTCATCTAAAGATAAATTCATAATAGACATAAATCGAGCGGGGCATATTAATGCTAAAAAATATACTCTTCAGCTGAGATACAAAAAAGAAACGTTTTTACTACGTTTAGATGTGGGAGGCCCTCCGCATACGAACCCAGACCTTACTGTTATCCCATGCCCACATCTCCATATATGGCGAGCGGGACAAAAACGCCCAGATGCATGGGCATTTGAAATACCGGTGATTTTTGGTGATACTGAAGATAAATGCCGGACATTGCTGGACTTTTTACGATATTGTAATACGAATAACATAGAGCAAATAGAAATATATGAGCAAAGAAAGATGGAGTGA
- a CDS encoding DUF1829 domain-containing protein → MKSVEDMDFISEYLEWIRKNTTQYKINEYVEITTPFLDIHNDHIQFYVKQTSDGFELTDDGYILSDLQISGCDIKSSKRQEMVSQIAATLGVTIKQEEICAHASRFDIAQKQHIMIQAMLKIGDMFMTSSSRVKGLFFEEVSEFLNENDVRCTRSIMIMGHSGLSHCFDFVIPSSRKSPERVITALNSPTKQSVQAALFSWNDVQKIRPEKSRGYIVLNDAKKTVGQELLAAIGSYELTPIPWKKRLNYIAELAS, encoded by the coding sequence ATGAAATCCGTTGAAGACATGGATTTTATATCCGAATATCTTGAGTGGATTAGAAAAAATACCACACAATATAAAATTAATGAATACGTTGAGATAACGACGCCTTTCCTGGACATACATAACGATCATATACAATTTTATGTAAAGCAAACTTCTGATGGATTTGAACTCACGGATGATGGGTATATTCTGAGTGATCTTCAAATAAGCGGTTGTGACATTAAATCTTCAAAACGCCAAGAAATGGTGTCTCAGATAGCTGCAACACTAGGCGTAACAATTAAGCAAGAGGAGATTTGCGCGCATGCCTCGCGCTTTGACATTGCACAAAAGCAACATATAATGATACAAGCAATGCTTAAAATTGGTGATATGTTTATGACATCATCATCTCGGGTTAAGGGGTTATTCTTTGAGGAAGTAAGTGAATTCTTAAACGAAAACGATGTTCGCTGCACACGATCAATTATGATAATGGGACATTCGGGTCTTTCGCATTGTTTCGATTTCGTAATTCCATCCTCAAGAAAAAGTCCGGAAAGAGTTATAACCGCCTTGAATTCACCAACAAAACAAAGCGTTCAAGCGGCCCTGTTTTCATGGAATGATGTGCAAAAAATTAGGCCAGAAAAAAGTAGGGGTTACATTGTCTTAAATGATGCAAAAAAGACTGTTGGCCAAGAACTTTTAGCGGCAATCGGTAGTTATGAGTTAACACCCATTCCTTGGAAGAAGAGATTAAATTATATTGCGGAGCTTGCATCCTGA
- a CDS encoding sporulation initiation factor Spo0A C-terminal domain-containing protein has translation MKNPYASTVSLGGNTSKCGYSYLASSATIIVGLDTFPRNELNEKVYKPVAAIHRTKPHLVAREIARAVEEIWEHGDREMLREVLGHKVIDKPTPAELMRALANYIAEGEKIIM, from the coding sequence ATGAAAAACCCCTATGCATCCACGGTATCGCTTGGCGGCAACACATCAAAATGCGGTTACTCCTACCTCGCGTCCTCGGCGACAATTATCGTTGGACTTGACACTTTTCCACGCAACGAACTGAACGAGAAGGTTTACAAACCGGTCGCGGCGATTCACCGCACAAAGCCGCACCTGGTTGCCCGTGAAATCGCGCGGGCCGTGGAAGAAATATGGGAACACGGCGACCGTGAGATGCTGCGGGAAGTGCTGGGGCACAAGGTCATCGACAAGCCCACGCCCGCAGAGCTCATGCGAGCACTGGCGAATTACATTGCGGAGGGGGAGAAGATCATTATGTAG
- a CDS encoding IS3 family transposase, with product MKYRVIERFRNIYPIVTMCEVFEVSRSGYYAWRKKQEKTPKDQWLVDLIVECQQQCNQTYGIRRVRLWIQRKKRKNVNLKALLRVMRKTNLLAQIRRQRRYTQHQQNVYKYPNLLQRAFEQQRPNRFWSTDITYIPTPQGMLYMCAVIDLCGRMVLAYRIGGDMAASLVTQTIRDAMITEKVTDGLALHSDQGSQYTSEAYFDLSKEYHFQPSMSSPGCPYDNAAMENFFGTLKSECLYRAHYSTRAEVEELVAQYVHFYNFERINLKYGLTPYEIRCNAA from the coding sequence TTGAAATATCGAGTTATAGAACGTTTTCGCAACATTTATCCTATCGTCACAATGTGTGAAGTATTTGAAGTTTCCCGAAGTGGGTATTATGCTTGGCGTAAAAAGCAAGAAAAAACGCCGAAAGATCAGTGGTTGGTCGATCTGATTGTGGAATGTCAACAGCAGTGCAACCAGACCTACGGCATCCGCCGTGTTCGTCTCTGGATCCAGCGGAAGAAAAGAAAAAATGTAAATCTTAAAGCACTTCTGCGCGTCATGCGCAAGACCAATCTGCTTGCACAGATTCGGCGGCAAAGAAGATATACTCAACATCAGCAAAACGTGTACAAATACCCAAACCTATTGCAGCGTGCCTTTGAACAGCAACGGCCCAATCGTTTCTGGTCAACAGATATCACCTATATCCCCACACCGCAGGGAATGCTGTATATGTGTGCGGTGATTGACCTTTGTGGTCGAATGGTGTTGGCCTATCGCATTGGTGGCGACATGGCCGCATCGCTGGTTACTCAGACGATCCGAGACGCTATGATAACAGAGAAGGTCACTGATGGACTCGCACTCCACAGTGACCAAGGGTCTCAATACACCTCCGAAGCATACTTCGACCTAAGCAAAGAATATCACTTTCAACCCTCTATGTCCAGTCCCGGTTGTCCATACGACAATGCTGCTATGGAGAATTTCTTTGGAACGCTTAAATCGGAATGCCTTTATCGTGCCCATTATTCTACCCGCGCAGAGGTAGAGGAATTGGTTGCACAATATGTTCACTTCTACAACTTCGAACGCATTAACCTGAAATACGGCCTTACTCCCTATGAAATCAGGTGCAACGCCGCGTAA
- a CDS encoding tyrosine-type recombinase/integrase produces MKEHRITEKMISRFAAHLHTEERSMETKTKYLHELRAFQAWLGDLAVTKEKVVEWKEKLRQSGKAAVTVNGALAALHSFFAMLGWHECRVKYLKVQRKMFRDSSRDLNRDEFGRLVCAARAADNERLALLLETICGTGVRVSEVKYLTVEALKCGRAEVDLKGKIRTILVPGKLAKKLLKYCQKQKITSGEIFITARGTGMSRRQIWGEMKRLCRAAGVDASKVFPHNLRHLFARAYYRVCRDIVELADVLGHSSIETTRIYLITTGAEHARRLDQLGLVS; encoded by the coding sequence ATGAAAGAACATAGAATTACGGAGAAAATGATCAGTCGGTTTGCCGCGCATCTGCATACGGAGGAACGCTCCATGGAAACCAAGACCAAGTATCTGCATGAATTACGGGCGTTTCAGGCATGGCTAGGCGATCTGGCTGTGACCAAGGAGAAGGTCGTGGAATGGAAAGAGAAGCTTCGGCAGTCGGGCAAAGCGGCGGTGACGGTCAACGGCGCGCTGGCGGCGCTTCACAGCTTCTTTGCCATGCTGGGCTGGCATGAATGCAGGGTGAAATACCTTAAGGTCCAGAGAAAGATGTTCAGGGACTCATCCCGGGATTTGAACCGGGATGAGTTTGGTCGGCTGGTCTGCGCAGCGCGCGCGGCTGACAACGAGCGCCTTGCGCTCCTGCTGGAAACGATCTGCGGCACGGGCGTGCGTGTATCCGAAGTGAAATATCTGACAGTAGAGGCGCTGAAGTGCGGGCGTGCCGAAGTCGATTTGAAGGGCAAGATACGCACCATTCTCGTCCCCGGTAAGCTGGCTAAAAAGCTGCTGAAGTATTGCCAAAAACAAAAAATTACCTCTGGCGAGATCTTCATCACCGCAAGAGGGACAGGGATGAGCCGCAGACAGATCTGGGGCGAGATGAAGCGTCTGTGCAGAGCGGCGGGTGTGGACGCCAGCAAGGTGTTCCCTCATAACCTGCGTCATCTGTTTGCCAGAGCCTATTATAGGGTTTGCAGGGATATCGTGGAGCTGGCTGACGTTCTTGGCCATAGTTCCATTGAAACGACCCGCATCTACCTGATCACCACCGGTGCAGAGCATGCAAGACGGCTGGATCAGCTGGGGCTTGTATCGTAG